The following proteins are encoded in a genomic region of Neomonachus schauinslandi chromosome 7, ASM220157v2, whole genome shotgun sequence:
- the PURA gene encoding transcriptional activator protein Pur-alpha isoform X2, translating into MADRDSGSERGGGGGSGGGGGGAPGGLQHETQELASKRVDIQNKRFYLDVKQNAKGRFLKIAEVGAGGNKSRLTLSMSVAVEFRDYLGDFIEHYAQLGPSQPPDLAQAQDEPRRALKSEFLVRENRKYYMDLKENQRGRFLRIRQTVNRGPGLGSTQGQTIALPAQGLIEFRDALAKLIDDYGVEEEPAELPEGTSLTVDNKRFFFDVGSNKYGVFMRVSEVKPTYRNSITVPYKVWAKFGHTFCKYSEEMKKIQEKQREKRAACEQLHQQQQQQQEETAAATLLLQGEEEGEED; encoded by the exons ATGGCGGACCGAGACAGCGGCAGCGAGC gcgggggcggcggcggcagtggcggcggcggcggcggggccccGGGGGGGCTGCAGCACGAGACGCAGGAGCTGGCCTCCAAGCGGGTGGACATCCAGAACAAGCGCTTCTACCTGGACGTGAAACAGAACGCCAAGGGCCGCTTCCTGAAGATCGCTGAGGTGGGCGCGGGCGGCAACAAGAGCCGCCTCACTCTCTCCATGTCAGTGGCCGTGGAGTTCCGCGACTACCTGGGCGACTTCATCGAGCACTACGCGCAGCTGGGCCCCAGCCAGCCGCCCGACCTGGCCCAGGCGCAGGACGAGCCGCGCCGGGCGCTCAAGAGCGAGTTCCTGGTGCGCGAGAACCGCAAGTACTACATGGATCTCAAGGAGAACCAGCGCGGCCGCTTCCTGCGCATCCGCCAGACGGTCAACCGGGGGCCCGGCCTGGGCTCCACGCAGGGCCAGACCATTGCGCTGCCCGCACAGGGGCTCATCGAGTTCCGCGACGCTCTGGCCAAGCTCATCGATGACTACGGAGTGGAGGAGGAGCCGGCCGAGCTGCCCGAGGGCACCTCCTTGACTGTGGACAACAAGCGCTTCTTCTTCGATGTGGGCTCCAACAAGTACGGCGTGTTTATGCGAGTGAGCGAGGTGAAGCCCACCTACCGCAACTCCATCACCGTGCCCTACAAGGTGTGGGCCAAGTTCGGACACACCTTCTGCAAGTACTCGGAGGAGATGAAGAAGATtcaagagaagcagagggagaagcgagctGCCTGTGAGCAGctccaccagcagcagcagcagcagcaggaggagacCGCCGCTGCCACCCTGTTGCTGCAgggtgaggaagaaggggaagaagattGA
- the PURA gene encoding transcriptional activator protein Pur-alpha isoform X1 — protein MADRDSGSEQGGAALGSGGSLGHPGSGSGSGGGGGGGGGGGGSGGGGGGAPGGLQHETQELASKRVDIQNKRFYLDVKQNAKGRFLKIAEVGAGGNKSRLTLSMSVAVEFRDYLGDFIEHYAQLGPSQPPDLAQAQDEPRRALKSEFLVRENRKYYMDLKENQRGRFLRIRQTVNRGPGLGSTQGQTIALPAQGLIEFRDALAKLIDDYGVEEEPAELPEGTSLTVDNKRFFFDVGSNKYGVFMRVSEVKPTYRNSITVPYKVWAKFGHTFCKYSEEMKKIQEKQREKRAACEQLHQQQQQQQEETAAATLLLQGEEEGEED, from the coding sequence ATGGCGGACCGAGACAGCGGCAGCGAGCAGGGTGGTGCGGCGCTGGGCTCGGGCGGCTCCCTGGGGCACccgggctcgggctcgggctccggCGGGGGCGGTGgtggcggcgggggcggcggcggcagtggcggcggcggcggcggggccccGGGGGGGCTGCAGCACGAGACGCAGGAGCTGGCCTCCAAGCGGGTGGACATCCAGAACAAGCGCTTCTACCTGGACGTGAAACAGAACGCCAAGGGCCGCTTCCTGAAGATCGCTGAGGTGGGCGCGGGCGGCAACAAGAGCCGCCTCACTCTCTCCATGTCAGTGGCCGTGGAGTTCCGCGACTACCTGGGCGACTTCATCGAGCACTACGCGCAGCTGGGCCCCAGCCAGCCGCCCGACCTGGCCCAGGCGCAGGACGAGCCGCGCCGGGCGCTCAAGAGCGAGTTCCTGGTGCGCGAGAACCGCAAGTACTACATGGATCTCAAGGAGAACCAGCGCGGCCGCTTCCTGCGCATCCGCCAGACGGTCAACCGGGGGCCCGGCCTGGGCTCCACGCAGGGCCAGACCATTGCGCTGCCCGCACAGGGGCTCATCGAGTTCCGCGACGCTCTGGCCAAGCTCATCGATGACTACGGAGTGGAGGAGGAGCCGGCCGAGCTGCCCGAGGGCACCTCCTTGACTGTGGACAACAAGCGCTTCTTCTTCGATGTGGGCTCCAACAAGTACGGCGTGTTTATGCGAGTGAGCGAGGTGAAGCCCACCTACCGCAACTCCATCACCGTGCCCTACAAGGTGTGGGCCAAGTTCGGACACACCTTCTGCAAGTACTCGGAGGAGATGAAGAAGATtcaagagaagcagagggagaagcgagctGCCTGTGAGCAGctccaccagcagcagcagcagcagcaggaggagacCGCCGCTGCCACCCTGTTGCTGCAgggtgaggaagaaggggaagaagattGA